The Sminthopsis crassicaudata isolate SCR6 chromosome 5, ASM4859323v1, whole genome shotgun sequence genome contains the following window.
CCTTTGCTCCCCAACTAGGGGATGAGATGCCCAACGATGATGAGACGATGCTGACCCAGATTTTGCCCAAATATCCCAGACCCATGTCCCAGTATCTCGGGATGGGTAATAGAAGTCTGAGAATCTGCTTTCCAAACCCAGCTCTGCCGTTTCCTACAGTGTGAAGATGGACAAAACACGGCAAACTGAGGTGTTCTTCCTCTAAAGTAAAGGAGTTGAGATCTCTGAACAACTTGAAATGTTCTTCGCACAcaataagtgcttagtaaatgtttgttggttaATCTGTTTCTCCTATGAACTATATTCCTGCGATCTTGTCCAAATGAATTATTGGCCAATGATTTAAGAGTAACCTGAATCAAGAACAACGGTTGTGTGGACAGCCTGGTCTCTCCGCCTAACACATGTGTTCTTTCTAAAACAAACACCTTTATATATTATCTGCTGTCTTTCGTTTTTACTTCTGTaccggggagagagagagagagagagagagagagagagagagagagagagagagagagagagagagagagagagagagagagagagagagagagagagagagagagagagagagagagagagagagagagagagagagagagactttaaaaaataaattgcaatAGATTGTGATTCTGCACTCCTCAATCCTTTCACTTAAAGATTTTGTCTATCCATATGTTATGTTTTTCAACCCTCACACTTCagaccaaacatttaaacaacaactacaaaaatCCACTCTAATGGTTGTTGACATGTGTAAACAACCTCTGGAAGGAAGTGGGTTTCTTGAGGAAGTCCATTcatattcaaaaaaagaaagaaaatgcctgCTCTCAAGATCAAGGTGATTTCTACAGGAGGGCTGGGAAGCTGACTCCCGCTTTCTCCTTCCGTGTTGGAAAAGAGAGTACTTTCACTTCATGGTGACAGTCTTAAAAGCTTGACCACCTTCTGGGTCAATTTTGTCTCCTCaggcacaaagaaaaaaaaaaaaaaaaaccctcgtTCCTATTTGAATCTGTAACATAatcatagttttaaaataaaacattcatcCATATATCGTAATTATATCAtttccccaaaacatttttttttaatttaaagctcTTCAATGGAAGCATTTcaatccatttcttttcccacctGTTGCATTTTCCATAATTAACAACTTGTGATAAGCCCCTATTGTGTTACAAACAATGTGAAGACTctatctgtttttccttttctcccttaaaCTTTGTCTAGCTTACTTTTCAAATGGTCAGAAATTTCCGATATACCTCTTATGTCTCTTGGAATAGCAGGCAAATCAGGATTATCCACTACTTCTGACAATATTGGCTTTTCAACGTCTTGGTTGCCTGTTTAGTTTGTGATAAGTCACTTCTGTCACATCCAACTCTCAGTTTTTGCTGAAGATGCattcaataaacagttattaagtgcctactgcatgccaggcattgtgcaagATGCTGAATAtacaaagatcaaaaaaaaaaaaaaggctttgacctcaggaagcttacattttattgtcgaaaacaatatgtaaatagTACTTAGAAAATACacataaacaaattaataatgataattagcctttatataggattttaagatttgcaaagtgctcttCATAATTAACCCATATATAATAGAATGATGAGCTTCCTACTTTTCTCTCCAATTTTATCCTTTAAAGAATTATTGTATAAAGGAGAGTAACAATAGCAATTGTGgtttgaaaggtttttttttttgtttgtttgtttgtttgttttttaaataaaatccagATGATACAGCGGTGGATCATTTGATTCAGTCAGCATCTATATGTTATGTTAAAGAGATTGACTCTAGGGTTATTTTTAATGCTCATTGTATTTCagcaacagaataaaaaaaaaaaatctaagtgaaattgTCTCAGTGTGGGCTCCTGGAGTTGTCACCAGTCACTGTGGCAACACTGCTAAGGCTGCCAGACATCTTATCTTATGGGGTTTTTACTTGGAGAGAAATGAAACACTAACAATCTTGCATGAATGAAAACCACCTTGCACTCAGAAAACACACAACCAAGGTGGCAGATCTGGCTATCAGTGAACAAGGAGTTCCAAGGAGAGAACCAGAGATGGTGAAATAAAagttaacaataacaaaaagaaagccATAGATAAATAGTAAAAGGAACAGCCAGATACAAAAAACCTATTGACGTGTGCTCAGCGTCCAAGGGAAGCAGTGGTGACCAGTAAGTGTTGGAATGTTTTCCTAGGGTTAAAGTAGCTCAACAGCAAGTCTGCTTAGGATTTACAAAGTGTTTGAATAACAGAGACAATGTTTGGATAACACTTTTTTAGTGTGggtgaaaataatataatttattgggACATTTATATGGCCCTTGGTCGTGTATGTGAGAGAGCATACAGTGGACCATAAATAACatgcatatctatctatcaaGACTGCCACGATCTCTCTGTGTATTTATCTACAATTTGCATATAACAATACTGACTGAAGCAAGAGAATTTTTTCAAGGTCTTTGGAAAGCCTTTACACCAGAAATGAAATCAGACCTTCTCACAAGGTGAAGCTTCTGTGGGCAAAGTGGACAACAGCCTCCCATTATCAGGATCAGAGAAAATGAGAATAGGCTGGTGTGAACTTGTCCAGATACTAGCTCCAATCCTGTGCAAATCGTCATGGGATCTTTAAGAGCTCCACACAGAACGCTGGGCCTCTCTCAGTTTTAAGGCTTGCCTTCAAAAAGCCCTACATGCTACGCTGGAGTTGGAAAGGTGCAAGGTTTGAGCTAATCCAGCCATCAGTTTGGGGGCTGTGCTTCCAAGGAGTCTCTGTACTCGACCCCTGATGTTGCTATATGTTTTTTGTTCTGTGTATCCCAATATACTGTCAGTGAAACCACATAAAACCAGACACCTCTCAATAAATGTCTCATTTAGCTTCATGGGTGCTTATGGGTGTAATTGAAATCAAACAGCAAGCACACCATAAAGTTCTTGTATTTACCTACCAAAATCTGAGGCTTGTGTTCTTTTACGTTTTAATTGAAGCATTTTCAAGAGTTTTCATTCTTAGTGCCCTCTCCTCTAGTTCATTCCTTAAAAAGGCTATTCTTATTTTCATCCTATGGCTGGGGGAGGTGGAGGGTAGGGATGGGGAAGGTTACAGTTTCTTTTGCTGTAAATAAAGTTTCTGGTGGGAACGCAAAAGTGTCAAGTGAAGTTCATGATTATTTACTTGTCCTCCTTCCATAGCTGCACCTTCTCTGGAAAGGAAAGTGGGACATAACGAGCATTGTATGGCCAAACTCTAAATATCCAaagatattattttcatattctctGTCGAGAAAATCAAAAATCTgttgagaaaatataatatatattttcatatactatatatatatatatatatgaaaatgacaCACAGAAAGTCTAAAAAGTCCAGACTCCAAAGGCCTGTGTTCTTAAACTCTAGAAGGCCAATACACGAGGTGAATTCTGACTTCTGTTTCTCACTGTAAcctagcctcagtttctacatctgtaaaatgaagatggagGCTCTACCGGGTTTAAAAACCATTCTGTACTTAACCAGCCAGTCCTGACTGTATAGACGATAGAGGAACCGATTAAAGAAATGCACCTTTAAGAGCTGCACAGTgccttgagttcaaattgacTCCTTTGAGATTTCGCTGATCCCAATGTTCTCCACCAGCCTAGAACCCGGGACTAGCACTCCAGGAAGGGTGGCAGGAGCTCTCTCATTCTCCAAGCCTTCCGGCCGCTGCCTAAGACGAACGTCTAGATTGCGGAGAGGCTGAACGAGGGCAAAGCCTTAGTGTCCCCCACTTGCAAAACCCAAGGATGCCCGCGCTCTTGTTCCGGAGTTTTAGGGCGGCTGGCAAGCGGTCCGGGTGTCGATGGCGACCCTTTGAACCCCCGCTACCCATCTCCAACCCCTCCAGATGCACAGTGAACTCTCACTTCCAAAGTCCCCAGAGCTCCCGAAAATTCACTCCCCGGGGGGACGGAGGAGAtgcgggggcggggggggggcgaGGAAGAGGTGCACCGGCTCAGGGAGGACACTCTAAGGGCAATGACCTTCCAGTAGATCTAGGAGAGGGCAAGAGAGCCCCCTTTGGGGTCCGGGAACAATCCCCCGGCGCTCCAGGCCCGCACGCAATTGTCGGCGGTCCTGCCCCTGACCGTGAGTTTGGCGCCCGGGTGCCGAAGGGCAGAGGGCCGCTTCTGCCCCGGCCGAACGCCCCCCGATCGCGCCTTTCCTTACCTCCTCGGCGAAGCCTGCGTCCCCTTTCCAAGCCCAACCCCGGGAGCCGCGTTTCCCGAGACCGAGGACCTGGTGGGAGTTCCCGCGTCCCTCCGATCTGGGGGCTGgagtggaaaaggaaggaggaaggagccGGAGGAGAAGCCCCCCTCCGTCCCCCGGGTCCCGCTGAACGTTTTCCCTCGCGCCGTGCCTCGGTCGCTCGGTATTTCTGGGGGCCGGGGTGTGTGTCTGCGAGATCCCGCCATGGCCCTTCCCTTCACCGCGCTGGGGATGACTGGGGACCCGGCTCGTTGTTCCCTGCTCTCCCGAGCCGGGATCCGGCTGCTCCGGAGCCTGGAAGGAAGATGCCTGCCCGGGGTAATTGCTTATTAACGGCGAATATTCATAgggcctccccccccccccagccacgAAATTGCATGTGCCCGGCTTTATTCTACATGGGACACGGATACATGTGTGTAGTGTGCATTTGGGGATGGATATTCTGCTTACATTCACGTGCTCCCTCAGAAAGTCAGGCAGCTGGGGCAAAGGGCTTAATTCCACAGCGAGCTGATTAATGCACTAATTATCCTACCTTCTGGGTTTAACTACAGAAGAGAGGCGGGGAGGGGGGGTCTTAACGCCTCGGCTAACGGGGAATAATTGTTTAACGATGCAAGGCCCAATTTAAGATGAGCTGCGAGGGGTTTAAGGGTGGGGAGGGGCGAGCAGAGAATGTGGAATCCGTGAAAGCCCGAGCTGAGCCTTCAGAGTTTGGGAAGAGGATGCtgggtttttaaaagaaaaatcgtTTCCCGGacagccgggggggggggggggggatgatgGTGAAGAAGCTCCTAACGAAAAGCTTTAGGCTTCATCTGACCAAGGCGACTcaaggtggggaaggaggggagaagcgATCCGTTCTATGTAGACATTGATGCACTCGAGACTGGGGCTGATCCGGGGCACGAAGCTTCAAAAAGGGATCTGGGAAAGGTGATGGAGAGTGTCCTGGGCGAGGGGACAGAGCGCACAGTCTGCCGGGTGATTCCCGGACTCTGTAGCCAATTCTCTCCCCCACGAATCCTTTACACACTTCGGCtgcagggagagggagaaagtggCTCAGGCGTGGAAAGGAAAGCGGGAAGGCCTTCCCTCCAGAACTCTGACCTTGCACTCTCTGGCCCAATGTTTCTTGTGAAAGGTAGCCACCTGGAGAGTCTAGTCCTCTATCCCCTTTCCCCTGGACTTCTCTCCGATTCCTCTATCCCTTCGCTTTCAAGAATCGCTGCAGCCAGAATTTgtctccccccccctcctcctcctcctcttccttccccttgtcctcctccccctctttatcctcctccccctccttctcctcctcctcctcttcctcctctttgtgGAGTCAGCCAGCTCTCTCCGTCAACCTGATCTCTCTTTAGTGTAACGCCCTAGGAAGCCAGGACGTCTCGGTACTCGCTTGAATCCATACTAGGGGCGCTCCGAAGGATTCCCAGGACTAGGGGAGCATTCGCTTCGAACGGACCCTCCCCGCCCCTTGGCGCGCGAGCTCCTGCCGACCCTCGTTAGTTCGCTCGATTTTTGaacctcctccttccctcccccgaGCCCCTGTTCTGCCCTTAGAACGTAAGCGATCAAGAAAACTCCGGGCTGATTCTCGCCGCAGGAGCTGGTTTCcaagagatggaaggaaagaaaaagaaagtcacaGGTGACTTGTTCCAATTAGTAAACGTCTAATTAAATTAGTGTCAGATTAAAGCAGCCAATAGGGCCGGCCTTTATCGGGGAGAGGGGGCGGGGGGGGAGAGATGCCAGGAAACGAAGCCCCTCCCCAGCCTCGCCTATATAAAGTTGGAGGTGGCGGCCGGCGGACTGGCTTCTAGTTGGCTCCCGAGCCAACTTTCGCTGGAAGGTAGCTGTGAGGGAGCGAACGAGGGGCAGCGGACAGGTGGGGAGCAAAGCGGCGCCTCCTCCGCGTCCGAGGTCGCCGCTCCCTCCAGCAGCCTCCTTTAGGACCGACCCGCCCAGAAGGACTTGAGTTTGCCCTTTAGTTTCTGCCTTCGATTCCTGTCTGAGGGGAAGGAGCGCTGCGCGCGGGGCTCGCTGGTGCCCGGCGGCCGGTGGCGAGGGGTCGGAGGGCCAGGAGCCGCTCGTCTTCTCGGAAGAGGGCGCTGCCTTCCTCCGGACTCGGCGAGGCTCTCGGGGCGGAGAATGCAGCTGGGAGAGCCGCTCCTGGCGAGCGCTGTCCACTTGCCCGGCGCTCACTTCTACCCCCTGGACGGCGGGAGcgcgggcggcggcggcggcccccACCACGGCGCGGGCTCCCCAGCGCAGAGGCTGGACGCGGACAAAGGGCAGAAAAAGTTCCGGGCCGGCCTCGCGTGCGAAGCGGCGCGGGAGTCCGCCTCGGCCGGCGCCGGGGCCGCGCCTCCGGGCATGCTGAGCGACGCGGACGCCGCGGACTCCTTCTCCAGCGCCGCCGCCGTAGCCAAGCCCGGAGCCCCGGACGGCCGCAAAGGCTCTCCGTGCGGGGACGAGGAGCTGCCCTcggccgcggcggcggcggcggcggcggcggctgcggcCGCGGCCGCCGCGCGCTACCCCATGGACAGCCTGAGTCCGGACCGCTACTACCTGCAGTCACCGGGGCCGCCGCAGGGCGCCGAGCTGGCCGCGCCCTGCTCCCTCTTCCCCTacccggcggcggcggcggcggcggcggcggcccagCACAGCTCCGTGTACCCGGGCCCCAACGGCGCCCGCTACCCCTACGGCTCCATGCTGCCCCCCGGAGGCTTCTCGGCCGCCGTGTGCTCTCCCGGGAGGGCGCAGTTCGGCCCCGGGGGCCCCGGCGGCCCGGGCGGAGGTGCGCCGGGCGGCGGGCCCGGCGGCTATCAGTACGGGCAGAGCGGCCCCGGCGCGCTCTACGGCCCCTACCCGGGGGCAGCCGCGGCCTCGGGCTCGTGCGGCGGCCTCGGCGGCCTCGGGGTGCCCACCACTGGCCTGCGCGCCCAGGTCTACCTCTGCAATCGGCCCCTGTGGCTCAAGTTCCACCGGCACCAGACGGAGATGATCATCACGAAGCAGGGCAGGTGAGTCTCCAGGGTCCGTGGGAAGTGTCTCGGAGAGGCCCGGCTGCGCACCTCAGTCCCGGTGAAGTGTCTCTGGGGAGGGAGGCCGGGCCGTGCACCTCAGTCCGGGTTAAGTGTCTGTAGGGAGGGAGGCCGGGCCGCGCACCTCAGTCCCAGTTAAGTATCTCTGGGGAGGCCGGGTTGCGCACCTCAATCCCGGTTGGAAGTGTCTCGGGGAGGCCGGCTGCGCACCTCAGTCGGGGTTGGGTTCTGAGGCTTCAGGGAAGCGACGAGTAAAAACCTTCCGGCCGTTGTGTGGCGGGCTCCTGCAGCCGCCCAACTCCATCCCCTTTCCTgcctcccactcccttccctgACTTCCATCCCAGGGTGCTCGGACTAAATGGGCACCTCAGCTCCACTCCTACCCCCTTGGCAGGTGACTGGGCAAAAAGGAAAACTCAGGGAGTTCACCCCTGTCCCCTAAGTCCTCGCTGCGGCTGCAGCGGGCGGGGGTGTTCAAGGAACCAAGGATGAAGGAGAGCCAAGACCCCCCAACTGCACTgctccccccgcccccgcccggcCTTCCCTGTAGGTAGTTCCTCATCCACGGCTGGAAGCACGACGGCTTAGGGCTTGTCTCCCACCTTGGCGGGCTGGAGAAGGAAGCTGGGGACTCTGTGCAGCCCCGGGATGTGAAGTCGCCTCGCTCGGGGCCCATTTTATCGAAGGCCCTTTCCAGTGATCCTGGAGCCGGTGTGACCCCAGCCACCCCAGAAAAAAGCCCAGAGCCACGGCGGCGTCTCTATCCCAACCGGGATGGCCCGCTGCTCTCTCCAGGGTCTGAGATGCCAGAGGCCCAAGTGGTCAAAAGGGATCCTGGGCCCTTCTCTGAATGATAGCTTGGAATCAGGCACTTAGATGACAgtcctccaagaaacctgctcccagattTTGACTGCTGGTGGTGAAGAAGCTAGTAAGGAAACAACAATTCTGCCTCGGGCTAATAGCGACTAGCTTGCGGTCCCCAAACTTTGTAAGGTTTGGGAAAGCACTTTATCACACCAGAGTATCGAGATAAATTCTATCATTAGTCCCAATatgcagatgagaaaagtgaggttcAGAGAGAGGATTTACCTATTATCAAACACAGATAATAAGCTCCGTGGCGGGTGGATATCTAGGTTTTCCTAACACCTAACTCCAAactccagtgctctatttactacaCAAGTTATccgtctttctttctttctttctttctttctttctttctttctttctttctttctttctttctttctttctttctttctttctttctttctttctttctttctttctttctttctttctttctttctttctttctttctttctttctttctttctttttcttctttcttttcttctctctctctctctctctctctctctctctctctctctctctctctctctctctctctctctctctctctctctctctctctctctctctctcccccttcctttctcagtttctttctttcttgatttccttctcgattccttttctttcctacttccctataaatAAATCTAGACGTGAGTTCCCTATATTATCCAgacctctcccttccctcccacctcctctcccctcccctctcctccccatgCATACATACACGTGGGCAGTTTCTGCTTATCTTCCCCCAGTCCCAGGGGTCAAGCTTGATAGGAATAAAATCAGATTGTCTCCTGCCTCCTGGGAAGGGAAGGCCAGAATTTGGGAGTGAATTTCCCAGTTCCCTTTTGGTTTCTGGCTTGGTGTCGACATTGTGCTTAAAGTtcaccctttcttcttcttcttcttcttttttttttttttttttttttttttttaaacacaggaGGATGTTTCCTTTCCTAAGCTTCAACATTAATGGACTCAATCCCACAGCCCACTACAATGTGTTTGTGGAGGTGGTGCTGGCCGACCCCAACCACTGGCGATTTCAAGGGGGCAAATGGGTGACTTGTGGCAAGGCTGACAACAACATGCAGGGTGAATAAATTAGTGGGGAAAGTAAACTGGGGAAGGGGTGATCACAAAAGACTgaagtatatatttacataattcacatttctcatGATAGTGGaatgttagaactgaaagggactctaGAGCTCtaaacccactcattttacaggttaaaaaaaatgaagccaaGAGAGGGAAATTGGAAGACCCAAGGCCATATAGCTGTCAAGTCACTGAGTCAAGATTCAGatgaatcttctgactccaagtccagtactctctCCCCAATATAACTATTTCATTGCATAtccttttttgaatattttttctttaagtctaaTGGTCCCAGGTTGTGTATATGTAAAGAACAAACAGAAGAAACTTTCtatgtccattttattttcttctattttcaatatatttaaaagatcaaagaacaaaatctgttttttttttttttaatggattcaaTCTTTCTGTTTCTAAATGATGACCTGACGAGACAAAAGTCACAAGAGACCAAACATGCTCTTTGCAAGTACTTATCGAtatccaacttttaaaaatgaaaccataAAAGAAACATGTTTAACTGCTTAAAATGGAAGACAATTTCAGCATGATTAAAGCTAATCTAAATTCCAAAGGATAAAGGCAAATATCTATGCtacatcccctccccccaaaaaaaagaagtgaattttttttaattcaccctAAAAGTGGACCTCTATAAGTTATCCATTAGTATAGTCCAGTATTTGGACATTTAGACTTTAGTACTTGTATTTGAGTTTGGTATTTTTGTATGAGTTTTTGGCTAATACTTTTGTCCAAAGAATTTTGAAAGCAAAGCTCAAAAAATGATAGAATGGAAAGGATGTCCCTATTTCTGGACACAGGGAAGAATTAGAGGGCAAGAATCCTGACAGCTCATT
Protein-coding sequences here:
- the EOMES gene encoding eomesodermin homolog isoform X2: MQLGEPLLASAVHLPGAHFYPLDGGSAGGGGGPHHGAGSPAQRLDADKGQKKFRAGLACEAARESASAGAGAAPPGMLSDADAADSFSSAAAVAKPGAPDGRKGSPCGDEELPSAAAAAAAAAAAAAAAARYPMDSLSPDRYYLQSPGPPQGAELAAPCSLFPYPAAAAAAAAAQHSSVYPGPNGARYPYGSMLPPGGFSAAVCSPGRAQFGPGGPGGPGGGAPGGGPGGYQYGQSGPGALYGPYPGAAAASGSCGGLGGLGVPTTGLRAQVYLCNRPLWLKFHRHQTEMIITKQGRRMFPFLSFNINGLNPTAHYNVFVEVVLADPNHWRFQGGKWVTCGKADNNMQGNKMYVHPESPNTGSHWMRQEISFGKLKLTNNKGANNNNTQMIVLQSLHKYQPRLHIVEVTEDGVEDLNDSSKTQTFTFSETQFIAVTAYQNTDITQLKIDHNPFAKGFRDNYDSSHQIVPGGRYGVQSFFPEPFVNTLPQARYYNSERTVPQTNGLLSPQQSEEVSNPPQRWLVTPVQQPGGNKLDISSYESEYPSSTLLPYSIKSLPLQTSHALGYYPDPSFPAMAGWGGRGSYQRKMATGLPWTSRTSPPGFSEDQLSKEKVKEEISSSWIETPPSIKSLDSNDSGVYTSACKRRRLSPSTSSNENSPSIKCEDINEDYSKDTSKGMGYYAFYTSP